The proteins below come from a single Malus sylvestris chromosome 3, drMalSylv7.2, whole genome shotgun sequence genomic window:
- the LOC126616229 gene encoding ruvB-like protein 1: MDKVRIEEVQSTTKKQRIATHTHIKGLGLEANGRAIPWAAGFVGQGEAREAAGLVVDMIRQKKMAGRALLLAGPPGTGKTALALGISQELGSKVPFCPMVGSEVYSSEVKKTEVLMENFRRAIGLRIKENKEVYEGEVTELTPEETESVTGGYGKSISHVIIGLKTVKGTKQLKLDPTIYDALIKEKVAVGDVIYIEANSGAVKRVGRSDAFATEFDLEAEEYVPLPKGEVHKKKEIVQDVTLHDLDAANARPQGGQDILSLMGQMMKPRKTEITDKLRQEINKVVNRYIDEGVAELVPGVLFIDEVHMLDMECFSYLNRALESSLSPIVIFATNRGICNVRGTDMASPHGIPVDLLDRLVIIRTQTYGLEEMIKILVIRAQVEELAIDDDSLAYLGEIGQKSSLRHAVQLLSPASIVAKMNGRDKICKADLEEVGTLYLDAKSSAKVLQEQQEKYIT, from the exons aTGGACAAGGTGAGGATAGAAGAGGTTCAGTCGACTACCAAGAAGCAGCGCATAGCCACTCACACCCACATCAAAGGCCTTGGTCTTGAg GCCAATGGAAGAGCAATACCTTGGGCTGCTGGCTTTGTGGGTCAGGGGGAAGCAAGAGAAGCTGCTGGCCTTGTTGTTGATATGATACGGCAGAAGAAGATGGCTGGTCGGGCACTTCTACTTGCTGGACCTCCTGGAACAGGAAAGACAGCGCTGGCTCTTGGAATATCTCAGGAGCTTGGGAGTAAG GTTCCGTTCTGCCCGATGGTTGGATCAGAAGTATACTCATCAGAAGTTAAGAAAACTGAGGTTTTAATGGAAAATTTTAGACGGGCTATTGGTCTACGTATCAAGGAAAATAAAGAGGTGTATGAAGGAGAG GTGACGGAACTCACACCAGAAGAAACAGAGAGTGTAACCGGTGGTTATGGTAAAAGCATTAGTCACGTCATCATTGGATTAAAAACTGTTAAAGGAACTAAGCAACTGAAGTTGGACCCCACTATTTATGATGCATTGATTAAGGAAAAG GTAGCTGTTGGTGATGTTATATACATTGAAGCAAATAGCGGAGCAGTTAAAAGAGTTGGTAGAAGTGATGCTTTTGCTACAGAGTTTGATCTGGAAGCAGAAGAGTATGTACCACTTCCAAAAGGAGAGGTTCACAAAAAGAAGGAGATTGTGCAG GATGTAACACTACATGATCTGGATGCTGCAAATGCGCGGCCTCAAGGTGGGCAAGACATTTTATCTCTAATGGGTCAAATGATGAAGCCGAGGAAAACAGAAATTACTGACAAGTTGCgacaagaaataaataag GTTGTTAACCGGTATATTGATGAAGGTGTAGCGGAACTTGTGCCTGGAGTTCTGTTCATTGATGAG GTACATATGCTGGATATGGAGTGCTTTTCATACTTGAACCGTGCTTTGGAGAGCTCGTTATCTCCAATCGTAATATTTGCCACCAATAGAGGAATTTGCAATGTAAG AGGGACTGATATGGCTAGTCCTCATGGAATTCCCGTTGACTTGTTGGACCGGTTGGTGATTATCCGAACACAGACTTACGGTCTTGAAGAGATGATAAAG ATCTTAGTAATTCGTGCACAAGTAGAGGAACTGGCTATAGATGATGACAGTTTGGCTTACCTCGGAGAGATAGGACAAAAATCATCTTTAAG GCATGCTGTTCAGCTCTTATCGCCTGCAAGCATTGTGGCAAAAATGAATGGCAGAGACAAAATATGCAAG GCTGACCTAGAGGAGGTGGGTACGCTTTATCTGGATGCCAAGTCTTCGGCAAAGGTTCTTCAAGAGCAGCAGGAAAAGTACATTACATAA
- the LOC126616908 gene encoding protein phosphatase 1 regulatory subunit SDS22 yields MNRLSLEQVLKENNTRDPNSISTLKLNHKALSDVSCLGEFNNLERLDLSFNNLTSLEGLKSCINLKWLSVANNKLQSLKGIEGLSKLTVLNAGNNKLQAMDEIKSIVSLRAVILNDNEIASICRLEPLRELNTLVLSRNPIRDIGDSLKKVKSITKLSLSHCQLQTLEASLKFCIELKELRLAHNDIKGLPTELALNKKLQNLDLGNNVITRWSDLKIINSLVNLRNLNLQGNPVVEKDKLVKKIKKMLPNLHVFNARPIDKYIKSERGARGDEVNKSSLNAADKQETQTEEPKERDFKHHAMGEAKGGIENASDSDTKKSKRKRKGSKDNVSNNDVVEGDEKRDPVKKKNHIHHMQNEDDPGNLENAGHFEKALQQKKQKKSPADTEDNAEVGKKPEKSKGRKGELDVIDDADTPFLELFSVDAEVASEKKVNDKVRDLGGLVTFPSKSKKAKNRPSTGSTLHPSPVDEIGTGGPSTWGDD; encoded by the exons ATGAATCGTCTGAGCTTGGAGCAGGTGCTCAAGGAAAACAACACCCGCGACCCCAACTCCATTTCAACTCTCAAGCTCAATCACAAGGCTCTCTCCGAC GTTTCGTGCTTGGGCGAGTTCAACAACTTGGAGAGGCTCGACCTCAGCTTCAACAATCTCACTTCTCTCGAG GGGTTGAAGTCATGTATCAATTTAAAATGGTTATCCGTTGCGAATAATAAACTGCAGAGCCTCAAAGGAATTGAGGGACTTTCTAAGCTCACT GTGTTAAATGCTGGCAACAATAAACTTCAAGCGATGGATGAGATCAAGTCTATTGTGAGCTTACGTGCAGTAATTTTGAATG ATAATGAGATTGCTTCAATTTGTAGACTTGAACCGTTGAGAGAACTAAACACTCTTG TTCTTTCTAGAAATCCGATCCGTGACATTGGTGATTCTCTGAAGAAGGTGAAATCTATCACCAAG CTTTCTCTATCTCACTGCCAACTTCAGACTTTGGAGGCCTCACTCAAGTTCTGTATTGAACTGAAAGAGCTCCGTCTTGCTCATAATGATATTAAG GGTCTCCCAACTGAGTTGGCTCTTAATAAGAAACTCCAGAATTTGGACTTGGGTAATAATGTGATCACAAGATGGTCAGATCTGAAG ATAATCAATTCATTGGTCAATCTGAGGAATCTCAATCTGCAAGGAAACCCTGTTGTTGAAAAGGATAAATTAGTAAAGAAG ATTAAAAAGATGTTGCCGAACCTCCATGTATTCAACGCAAGACCCATAGATAAATACATCAAGAGTGAAAGGGGCGCTAGAGGTGATGAAGTTAATAAGTCTTCACTTAATGCTGCTGACAAGCAAGAAACTCAAACAGAAGAGCCAAAAGAGAGAGACTTCAAACATCATGCAATGGGTGAAGCTAAGGGTGGCATTGAAAATGCTAGTGATTCTGATACAAAGAAATCGAAACGGAAAAGGAAGGGATCAAAAGACAATGTCTCAAACAATGACGTTGTCGAGGGGGATGAAAAAAGAGATCCGGTCAAGAAAAAGAACCACATACATCATATGCAAAATGAAGATGATCCTGGTAATCTGGAGAATGCTGGGCATTTTGAGAAAGCATTGCAACAGAAGAAGCAGAAAAAGAGTCCAGCCGACACAGAAGATAATGCTGAGGTTGGAAAGAAACCAGAGAAATCCAAGGGGAGAAAAGGTGAACTTGATGTTATCGATGATGCAGATACACCGTTTTTGGAGCTTTTTTCTGTTGATGCTGAGGTTGCTAGTGAAAAAAAGGTTAATGACAAGGTTAGGGACTTGGGTGGCTTAGTAACCTTCCCTTCTAAGAgtaaaaaagccaaaaaccgTCCCTCCACCGGTTCTACACTGCATCCGTCGCCTGTTGATGAAATTGGAACAGGTGGGCCATCGACATGGGGTGATGATTAA